From the Mycobacterium sp. DL592 genome, the window GAGCTCGGCTATCTGCCGGGCAGCGAGAGCGACAAGATGGGTCCGTGGGCCCAGGCCGTGTTCGACACCCTGGAGGGTCTGGCCAGCCCGGCGGTCCTCGAAGAGGTGCTCTCCCGCGGCATGCTCGAGGTGCTGCCGCTGACCCACATCCGCGGCCGCTCGCTGCACGACTCGTTCGTCATCGTCGACGAGGCACAGTCGCTGGAACGCAACGTGCTGCTGACCGTGCTGTCGCGGCTGGGGGCAGGCTCGCGGGTGGTGCTCACCCACGACGTGGCCCAGCGCGACAACCTGCGCGTCGGCCGCCACGACGGGGTGGCCGCGGTGATCGAAAAGCTCAAGGGGCATCCGCTGTTCGCCCACATCACGCTGATGCGCAGCGAACGCTCGCCGATCGCCGCACTTGTCACCGAGATGCTCGAGGAGATCACCCCCGGCGCCCTGCCCTGAGCGCGTGACAGGGATCGTCCAGCCCTGCCCGGTAAACTTTCCGGGTGCGACGCCGTCCTGACAGCCCATCCTGGTCGTATCTGCGGACCGTGATCGGCGTGTGCGCCGGTGTGGCCGTCGTCGTCATCGGCGGCTTCACCGGGCACGTCAAGGTCGCCAAGGCCGACGCGGTGGACTGCGCGGTGGTCAAGTGCGTGGCGCTGACCTTCGACGACGGGCCGACGCCCTACACCGACCGGCTGCTGGGCATCCTGGGCGACGCCGGCGCCAAGGCGACGTTCTTCATGATCGGCAACAAGGTGGCTGCCAACCCGGCCGGGGCCAAGCGGGTGGCCGACGCGGGGATGGAGATCGGCTCGCACACCTGGGAGCACCCGAACATGACGACCATCCCGATCGAGGACGTGCCCGCCCAGTTCAGCAAGGCCAACGACGCCATCAAGGCGGCCACCGGGCAGACCCCGACGCTGTGGCGCCCGGCCGGCGGGCTGACCGACGACGCCGTCAACAAGATCGCCGCCCAGTACGGGCTGGCCGCGATCCTGTGGGACGTCATCCCGTTCGACTGGATGAACGACTCCAACACCGCGGCCACCCGCTACATGCTGATGACCCAGATCAAGCCGGGTTCGGTGGTGTTGTTCCACGACACGTACTCCTCGACCGTCGACCTGGTGTACCAGTTCATCCCGGTGCTCAAGGCCAACGGCTACCACCTGGTGACGGTCAGCCAGCTGCTGGGCCCGCGCGCCCCGGGCAGCGTCTACGGATCCCGCGACAACGGCCCGCCGGCCAACGTCCTGCAGGACATCCCGCCCGCCGACATCCCGACGCTGCCGGCGACGCCGTCACCCAAGCCGATGCCGAACATCCCGATCACCGACATCCCCGGGGCCAACTCCGGCGGGGCGAACAACGGCGCCTAGCCGACCGTGCACACCCACACCGCGCTCGTCCTGACTCTGCTTGTCCTCGGCTATGCGGTGGTGTCGGCCCTGGTCAGCCGCTGGTATGTCGCGCCGGCGCTGATCTTCGTCGCCCTGGGCATGCTGCTCGGCCCGTCGGGGCTGCACCTCATCGACGCCGACCCGGAGACGGGCAGTTTCACCGTGCTGGCCCAGTTGGCGCTGACGGTGATCCTGTTCAACCAGGCCGCCCGCCTCGATCTGCTCAGCGTCGTTCGGCGCGGCCACGTCACCTTCCGGCTGCTGGTCATCGGGATCCCGCTGACGCTGGGCCTCGGGGCGCTCACGGCGGTGTTGTTGCTGCCGGTGCTGCCGTGGTGGGAGGCGGTGTGCCTGGCCGCGATCGTGGCACCCACCGAGGTGGCCCTGATCGACGCATTGCTCGACGACGAACGGATTCCCGAGCGGGTCCGTCACGCGCTGTCGGTGGAGAGCGGGTTCTACGACGGGTTCGCGCTGGCCGCGCTGCTGGCCGCCGTGGCGCTGGCCTCGGCGACCAACGACGCCCACCCGGGCCGCTGGGCGTGGTTCGCGTTCCGCACCGAAGTGGTGTCGCTGGTGGCCGGCGCGGCCATCGGGCTCGCTGGCGGCTGGGCGATCGCGACGTCGTGGAAGCGCGGCTGGATGAGCGACACCTGGGCTCAGCTGGCCACGGTGGCGGTGGCGCTGCTGTGCTTCGAGGCGGGGGAGGGCCTGCACGGCAGCGGGTTCGTCGCGGCGTTCGCCGGCGGCCTGGTGTCGGCGATGGTGGCGCGGCGCTACGACGAGCAGGTGCCCACGCAGGTGTCCGACGCGGCCGGTCAGCTGTTGGAGCTGCTGGTGTTCGCCATGTTCGGCGCGTTCGCGGTCCGCGAGGGCTGGCAGTACGCGAGCTGGCGGGTGGTGCTGTTCGCGGTGCTCGCCGTGTTCGCGGTGCGCCTGGTCGCGGTGTTGCTCGCGCTGATCGGCAGCGACCTACCGGCCTACAGCCGGGTGTTCATCGGCTGGTTCGGCCCACGCGGTATCGGCACGGTGGTCCTCGGTCTGATCGTGCTGGAGCGCGGCCAGATCGAGGAGTCCGCCGTGATCGTTCAGGTCGTCGTTGTGGCGGTGACGATCAGCCTGCTGGTGCACAGCCTGACCGCCCCGCTCGGCATCCGACGGTTTGCGGCTAGTCGCCGTCCTTGACCTTGGCCATCGCCAGCACGTCGAGGCGCTTGTCGAGTTCGGCCTCGGAGAGCTTGTCGCCGATCAGGCCGCGGTCGATGACCGTCTGCCGGATGGTCTTCTTCTCCTTGAGTGCCTGCTTGGCCACCTTGGCGGCCTCCTCGTAGCCGATCGCCGAGTTCAGTGGCGTGACGATCGACGGGGACGACTCGGCCAGCTCGCGCAGGTGCGCCTCGTGGGCGATCAGGCCGTCAATACACTTGGCGGCGAACAACTTCGACACGTTGGCCAGCAGCGTGAACGACTCGAGCAGGTTGCGCGCCATCATCGGGATGTAGACGTTCAGTTCGAACGCGCCGGACAGACCGCCGACGGTGATTGCGGCGTCGTTGCCGATGACCTGGGCGGCCACCTGGGTGACGGCCTCGGGGATGACGGGGTTGACCTTGCCCGGCATGATCGAGCTGCCCGGCTGCAGGTCGGGCAGCGCCAGCTCGCCCAGCCCGGTCAGCGGGCCCGAGCCCATCCACCGGATGTCGTTGGCGATCTTGGTCAGCGAGGCGGCGATGGTCTTCAGCGCTCCGGATGCCTCGACCAGACCGTCGCGGGCGGCCTGAGCCTCGAAAGAGTCTTTCGCCGTGCGCAATTCGGGCAGCCCGGTCTGTTCGACCAGCACGGCGACGACCTTGGCGCCGAAGCCGTCGGGGGCGTTGAGGCCGGTGCCGACGGCGGTGCCGCCGATGGCCAGCTCACCCAGCCGGGGCAGGGTCGCCTTGACGCGTTCTATGCCGGCCTCGACCTGGCGGGCGTAGCCGCCGAACTCCTGACCGAGGGTGACCGGGACGGCGTCCATCAGGTGGGTGCGTCCGCTCTTCACGACAGTGCGCCACTGGCGGGCTTTGTTGGCCAGCGACTCGTGCAGCACCTCGAGGGCCGGAATCAGCTGGCGCACAGCAGCTTCGGTAGCCGCGATGTGGGTGGAGGTGGGGAAGGTGTCGTTGGAGCTCTGCGACATGTTGACGTCGTCGTTGGGGTGCACCGTCACGCCGTTGCGGGCGGCGATCGAGGCGATCACCTCGTTGGCGTTCATGTTGGAGCTGGTGCCCGAGCCGGTCTGGAAGACGTCGATGGGGAACTGGTCGTCGTGCAGACCGTCGGCGATCTCGCCGGCGGCGGAGATGATGGCGTCGGCCTTTTCCGCCGACAGCAGGCCGAGGTCCTTGTTGACCTGTGCGCAGGCGCCCTTCAGCAGGGCCATCGCACGGATCTGGTTGCGGTCCAGCCCGCGGAAGGAGATCGGGAAGTTCTCGACGGCCCGCTGGGTCTGGGCCCGCCACAGGGCCTTGGCCGGAACCCGGACCTCGCCCATGGTGTCGTGCTCGATGCGGTATTCGCCCTCGCCGGCTGCGCTGCCAACGACAGAGTCGGTCATGTAATGCCTTTCTTAGGGGAGCGGGTGGGCCGCGGACGTGTCCCCGGTGAAGTCCACCGCGGAGTATTCGTTGAGCTTGGAAAGCCGGTGGTAGGCGTCGATCATCCGGACGGTGCCGGACTTGGAGCGCATCACGATCGACTGGGTCGTACAGCCGCCACCGAAGTAGCGGACACCCTTGAGCAGGTCACCGTCGGTGACGCCGGTGGCGCAGAAGAAGACGTTCTCTCCGGCGACCAGATCCCTGGTGGTCAGCACCCGGTCCAGGTCGTGGCCCCGGTCGATCGCCTTCTGGCGTTCCTCGTCGTCCTTGGGGGCCAGCATGGCCTGGATCTCGCCGCCCATGCAGCGGATCGCGGCGGCGGTGATGATGCCTTCGGGGGTGCCGCCGATGCCGGCGAGCATGTCGGTGCCGGACTCGGGCCGGCAGGCCGAGATCGCGCCTGCGACGTCACCGTCGGAGATCAGCCGGATGCGGGCGCCGGCCTCACGCACCTCGGCCATCAGCTTGGTGTGCCGGGGCCGGTCCAGGATGCAGACGGTGATGTCGGAGACCGAGGCCTTGCGGACCTTGGCCAGGCGCTGAATGTTGGCCGCGATCGGAGAGGTGATGTCGATGAAGTCGGCGACGTCGGGCCCGGCGGCGATCTTGTTCATGTAGAACACCGCTGACGGGTCGAACATCGCACCGCGCTCGGCCACTGCCAGCACCGAGATGGCGTTGGGCATGCCCTTGCTCATCAGGGTGGTGCCGTCAACCGGGTCGACGGCGAAGTCGCAATCCGGCCCGTCGCCGTTGCCGACCTCTTCGCCGTTATAGAGCATCGGGGCGTTGTCCTTCTCGCCCTCGCCGATCACCACCACGCCGCGCATGGAGACCGAGTTGACGAGTTCGCGCATGGCGTCGACCGCTGCGCCGTCGCCGCCCTCCTTGTCGCCGCGGCCGACCCACCGGCCGGCGGCCATGGCGCCCGCCTCGGTGACTCTCACCA encodes:
- a CDS encoding polysaccharide deacetylase family protein, with the protein product MRRRPDSPSWSYLRTVIGVCAGVAVVVIGGFTGHVKVAKADAVDCAVVKCVALTFDDGPTPYTDRLLGILGDAGAKATFFMIGNKVAANPAGAKRVADAGMEIGSHTWEHPNMTTIPIEDVPAQFSKANDAIKAATGQTPTLWRPAGGLTDDAVNKIAAQYGLAAILWDVIPFDWMNDSNTAATRYMLMTQIKPGSVVLFHDTYSSTVDLVYQFIPVLKANGYHLVTVSQLLGPRAPGSVYGSRDNGPPANVLQDIPPADIPTLPATPSPKPMPNIPITDIPGANSGGANNGA
- a CDS encoding cation:proton antiporter, encoding MHTHTALVLTLLVLGYAVVSALVSRWYVAPALIFVALGMLLGPSGLHLIDADPETGSFTVLAQLALTVILFNQAARLDLLSVVRRGHVTFRLLVIGIPLTLGLGALTAVLLLPVLPWWEAVCLAAIVAPTEVALIDALLDDERIPERVRHALSVESGFYDGFALAALLAAVALASATNDAHPGRWAWFAFRTEVVSLVAGAAIGLAGGWAIATSWKRGWMSDTWAQLATVAVALLCFEAGEGLHGSGFVAAFAGGLVSAMVARRYDEQVPTQVSDAAGQLLELLVFAMFGAFAVREGWQYASWRVVLFAVLAVFAVRLVAVLLALIGSDLPAYSRVFIGWFGPRGIGTVVLGLIVLERGQIEESAVIVQVVVVAVTISLLVHSLTAPLGIRRFAASRRP
- a CDS encoding class II fumarate hydratase produces the protein MTDSVVGSAAGEGEYRIEHDTMGEVRVPAKALWRAQTQRAVENFPISFRGLDRNQIRAMALLKGACAQVNKDLGLLSAEKADAIISAAGEIADGLHDDQFPIDVFQTGSGTSSNMNANEVIASIAARNGVTVHPNDDVNMSQSSNDTFPTSTHIAATEAAVRQLIPALEVLHESLANKARQWRTVVKSGRTHLMDAVPVTLGQEFGGYARQVEAGIERVKATLPRLGELAIGGTAVGTGLNAPDGFGAKVVAVLVEQTGLPELRTAKDSFEAQAARDGLVEASGALKTIAASLTKIANDIRWMGSGPLTGLGELALPDLQPGSSIMPGKVNPVIPEAVTQVAAQVIGNDAAITVGGLSGAFELNVYIPMMARNLLESFTLLANVSKLFAAKCIDGLIAHEAHLRELAESSPSIVTPLNSAIGYEEAAKVAKQALKEKKTIRQTVIDRGLIGDKLSEAELDKRLDVLAMAKVKDGD
- the glpX gene encoding class II fructose-bisphosphatase; its protein translation is MPEARRREAPDRNLAMELVRVTEAGAMAAGRWVGRGDKEGGDGAAVDAMRELVNSVSMRGVVVIGEGEKDNAPMLYNGEEVGNGDGPDCDFAVDPVDGTTLMSKGMPNAISVLAVAERGAMFDPSAVFYMNKIAAGPDVADFIDITSPIAANIQRLAKVRKASVSDITVCILDRPRHTKLMAEVREAGARIRLISDGDVAGAISACRPESGTDMLAGIGGTPEGIITAAAIRCMGGEIQAMLAPKDDEERQKAIDRGHDLDRVLTTRDLVAGENVFFCATGVTDGDLLKGVRYFGGGCTTQSIVMRSKSGTVRMIDAYHRLSKLNEYSAVDFTGDTSAAHPLP